One Malaclemys terrapin pileata isolate rMalTer1 chromosome 21, rMalTer1.hap1, whole genome shotgun sequence DNA window includes the following coding sequences:
- the HORMAD1 gene encoding HORMA domain-containing protein 1 — MATAQMQRNSMSAVIFPNKIRTEQQSLILVKRLLAVAVSCITYLRGIFPECAYGTRYLDDLCVKILREDKNCPGSTQLVKWMLGCYDALQKKYLRMVVLAVYTHAEDPQTVTECYQFKFKYTNNGPVMDFTSKNKGNDSNITSTDTKKASILLIRKIYVLMQNLGPLPNDICLTMKLFYYDEVTPPDYQPPGFKEGDSDTMIFEGEPIYLNVGEVPTPFHMLKVKVTTERERMENIDKNMLKQGDSKVPTQLIRLDKDNPEEQNQQINEDFVADNKMEVQKNANTSVKVGELSLTCEENELTRSEESQNKPVSNSQVDQLAIKTSELDVSEGRTRSGKIFQINTVGENQAQEHSKNRLVATCSKETQKRNWSESGKLVHQYELSSSQDTLPKRRKFSEPKERF; from the exons ATGGCAACTGCCCAGATGCAAAGAAATTCTATG AGTGCAGTAATATTTCCTAATAAAATACGTACTGAACAGCAGTCCTTGATATTGGTGAAGAGACTCCTAGCAGTAGCAGTATCCTGCATTACTTACCTAAGAGGAATTTTTCCAGAATGTGCCTATGGAACAAGATATCTAGATG accTCTGTGTCAAAATTTTGAGGGAAGACAAAAACTGTCCTGGGTCCACTCAGTTGGTGAAATG GATGTTAGGATGCTATGATGCTTTGCAGAAAAAATAT CTAAGAATGGTTGTCCTAGCA gtcTACACTCATGCAGAAGATCCTCAG ACAGTTACAGAATGTTATCAGTTCAAATTCAAATACACCAACAATGGGCCGGTAATGGATTTCACCAG TAAGAATAAAGGAAATGATTCCAACATCACAAGTACAGACACCAAGAAAGCAAGTATCCTCCTCATTCGTAAGATTTATGTTCTGATGCAGAATCTGGGCCCGTTACCTAATGATATCTGCTTGACTATGAAGCTTTTTTATTATGATGAAG TTACACCACCTGATTACCAGCCTCCTGGTTTTAAAGAGGGTGATTCTGACACAATGATATTTGAGGGGGAGCCTATTTACCTAAATGTGGGTGAGGTGCCAACCCCTTTTCATATGCTGAAAGTTAAAGTGACAACTGAGAGAGAACGAATGGAAAATATTGATAAAAACATGCTAAAGCAAGGAGACTCTAAGGTGCCTACGCAATTAATCAGACTGGACAAAGATAATCCAGAAGAACAGAACCAGCAAATAAAT gaaGATTTTGTGGCAGATAATAAAATGGAAGTtcagaaaaatgcaaatacaTCTGTAAAAGTTGGAG AATTAAGTTTAACTTGTGAAGAAAATGAACTTACGAGGTCTGAAGAAAGCCAGAATAAACCTGTTTCTAATTCTCAG GTTGATCAGTTAGCAATTAAGACATCTGAACTTGATGtgtcagagggcaggacaagaagtggaaaaatatttcagatcAACACA GTTGGTGAAAATCAGGCTCAGGAACATTCCAAAAATCGTTTAGTAGCTACGTGTTCTAAAGAAACCCAGAAGAGAAATTGGTCTGAGTCTGGAAAACTT GTTCATCAGTATGAACTCTCCTCTAGTCAAGATACACTGCCAAAAAGGAGAAAATTTAGTGAACCAAAGGAGCGGTTTTAG